In Natrinema versiforme, the following are encoded in one genomic region:
- a CDS encoding RNA-guided endonuclease TnpB family protein: MTGAQALVKTLDFQLDIQSDNEGLLYDATLEARRVYNETIRLAKEGVDWDAIPDRVADDADLVKNTTQRVVAKALGAMENYYEYDDFGHPSHTKDGAYPLRANYEEGYNLSLTDDGDVAFRISAKPYKHIKGVLEGSDTHLGILKTALESDEWKIGTAEALFHNENAELHVNVTNTEQTVRDKQDSQTVVGLDVNEDNVALTALSADSVEDTLVIDFPEIKFERHRYFTMRKRVQNAGKDSIHDALEGREERFVRDRLHKVSRHIVEWSQQFERPCIVFEDLKEMRDSIDYGTRMNRRLHHLPFRALQFYTSYKAAFEGIPTAWINPGYTSQRCPLCGHTERANRNKKRFKCRSCSHQDHSDRGASINIAVKGMKKLDWNVPVLNSLPQVRKVRRQASGAVDAPTVTHDAVRGYQTDGVAGVSD, from the coding sequence ATGACCGGCGCACAGGCCCTCGTCAAGACGCTGGACTTCCAACTCGACATCCAGAGTGACAACGAGGGCCTGCTGTACGACGCCACCCTCGAAGCCCGCCGGGTGTACAACGAAACCATTCGACTCGCCAAAGAGGGCGTGGACTGGGACGCGATTCCCGACCGCGTGGCCGACGACGCCGACCTCGTGAAGAACACGACTCAGCGCGTCGTTGCGAAGGCACTCGGTGCGATGGAGAACTACTACGAGTACGACGACTTCGGCCATCCGAGCCACACCAAGGACGGCGCGTACCCGCTTCGTGCAAACTACGAGGAAGGGTACAACCTGTCGCTCACCGACGACGGTGACGTGGCGTTCCGCATCAGCGCGAAGCCCTACAAGCACATCAAGGGCGTCCTTGAAGGGAGTGACACTCATCTCGGTATTCTCAAGACCGCACTCGAAAGTGACGAGTGGAAGATTGGGACGGCTGAAGCCCTGTTCCACAACGAGAATGCCGAGTTGCACGTCAACGTCACCAACACCGAGCAGACCGTTCGAGACAAGCAGGACTCGCAGACGGTCGTCGGCCTGGACGTGAACGAGGACAACGTTGCCTTGACCGCACTCTCAGCGGATAGTGTCGAAGATACGTTGGTCATTGACTTCCCCGAGATTAAGTTCGAGCGTCACCGCTACTTCACGATGCGGAAGCGCGTGCAGAACGCGGGGAAGGACAGCATCCACGACGCGCTGGAAGGGCGTGAGGAACGGTTCGTCCGCGACAGACTCCACAAGGTGAGCCGTCACATCGTGGAGTGGAGCCAGCAGTTCGAGAGGCCATGCATCGTCTTTGAAGACCTCAAAGAGATGCGCGACAGTATCGACTACGGCACGCGGATGAACCGACGCTTGCACCACCTCCCGTTCCGCGCCCTCCAGTTCTATACATCGTACAAGGCCGCTTTCGAGGGAATCCCGACCGCGTGGATTAACCCCGGGTACACGAGTCAACGGTGCCCGCTGTGCGGGCATACGGAGCGTGCGAACCGCAATAAGAAGCGGTTCAAGTGTCGGTCGTGTTCCCATCAAGACCACTCTGACCGTGGTGCAAGCATTAACATCGCCGTGAAAGGCATGAAGAAACTCGATTGGAATGTGCCTGTTCTCAACAGCCTTCCCCAAGTTCGGAAGGTGCGACGGCAGGCATCGGGGGCCGTGGACGCCCCGACCGTGACCCACGACGCCGTTCGAGGCTATCAGACCGATGGTGTCGCGGGAGTATCCGACTAA
- the dgoD gene encoding galactonate dehydratase: MTEIVDYELFEVPPRWLFLRLETADGTVGWGEPVVEGRAKTVRTAVEELLDTYLLGEDPDRIEDHWQAMYRGGFYRGGPVLMSAIAGVDQALWDIKGKRLGVPVHELLGGATRDRIRVYQWIGGDRPSDVAEQARAQVEAGFTALKMNATEEIERVDDPATIEAAVTRLREVRDAVGDEVDIGVDFHGRVSKPMAKRLVEKLEPHEPMFVEEPVLPEHNDALPEIASHTTIPIATGERMFSRWDFKQVFENGAVDVIQPDLSHAGGITEVKKIAAMAEAYDVAMAPHCPLGPIALASCLQVDACSHNAFIQEQSLNIHYNETSDVLEYLADPSVFDYDDGYVQIPDEPGLGIEIDEEHVRAQAEIDHDWHNPVWRHDDGSVAEW, from the coding sequence ATGACCGAAATCGTCGACTACGAACTGTTCGAAGTCCCGCCGCGATGGCTGTTCCTGCGTCTCGAGACGGCCGACGGAACGGTCGGCTGGGGCGAACCGGTCGTGGAGGGGCGTGCAAAGACCGTTCGGACCGCGGTCGAAGAACTCCTCGACACCTACCTGCTGGGGGAGGATCCGGACCGGATCGAGGACCACTGGCAGGCGATGTACCGCGGCGGCTTCTACCGCGGTGGCCCGGTGCTCATGAGCGCCATCGCGGGTGTCGATCAAGCCCTGTGGGACATCAAGGGCAAGCGACTGGGCGTCCCGGTCCACGAACTGCTGGGCGGTGCGACCCGGGATCGGATCCGGGTCTACCAGTGGATCGGCGGCGATCGACCCTCCGACGTGGCCGAACAGGCTCGAGCACAGGTCGAGGCGGGCTTTACGGCGCTCAAGATGAACGCGACGGAGGAGATCGAGCGCGTCGACGATCCCGCGACGATCGAGGCCGCCGTCACCCGACTTCGCGAAGTTCGCGACGCCGTCGGTGACGAGGTCGACATCGGCGTCGACTTCCACGGCCGCGTGTCGAAACCGATGGCGAAACGGCTCGTCGAAAAGCTGGAACCCCACGAGCCGATGTTCGTCGAGGAGCCGGTCCTGCCGGAGCACAACGACGCGCTGCCGGAGATCGCGTCTCACACGACGATTCCGATCGCCACCGGTGAGCGGATGTTCTCCCGGTGGGACTTCAAGCAGGTCTTCGAGAACGGCGCCGTCGACGTGATCCAGCCGGATCTCAGCCACGCCGGTGGCATCACGGAAGTCAAGAAGATCGCGGCGATGGCCGAAGCCTACGACGTGGCGATGGCTCCCCACTGCCCGCTCGGACCGATCGCGCTGGCTTCCTGTCTCCAAGTGGACGCCTGCTCGCACAACGCGTTCATTCAGGAACAGAGCCTGAACATCCACTACAACGAGACCAGCGACGTCCTCGAGTACCTGGCGGATCCGTCCGTCTTCGACTACGACGACGGTTACGTTCAGATCCCGGACGAGCCGGGACTCGGCATCGAAATCGACGAAGAACACGTCCGAGCGCAGGCCGAGATCGACCACGATTGGCACAACCCCGTCTGGCGACACGACGACGGCAGCGTCGCCGAGTGGTAA
- a CDS encoding DUF2080 family transposase-associated protein produces the protein MANRFEIDGEEVLDGEVKEFGNSAHVTVPKRWRGADVKVVRTSEPTEQDTE, from the coding sequence ATGGCGAACCGTTTTGAAATCGACGGCGAGGAAGTTCTCGACGGCGAAGTCAAGGAGTTCGGGAACAGCGCCCACGTCACCGTCCCCAAACGCTGGCGTGGAGCCGACGTGAAAGTTGTCCGAACCTCAGAACCTACCGAACAAGACACCGAATGA
- a CDS encoding Ig-like domain-containing protein codes for MTDLRASSAVFVVTVLVLASGPVGGVATTTAAGFESDSVGRMAQSPLAVQADENADSNVTTRHANPSEYDETGDLAALEHRLETRMTDVLDEGAVRLREGEYDRAADSFDGSYAELLDQYDEIAAETPNESRSELFELAGENQRAVIDTVREYHEVKAAYEEARAAGDGERARSLARELETLAATANESSGELRENYDELEAETDRNLSEADASIEEVNEEIQAEQATIRETEFVPTSLTVDAEREEISFREPLTGVGRIRTADGRPIGDETIRLEVGNESLRTTTDADGSFTFEYRPTDDRLSTEQLTVEYVPTNDSVFLGSETTVDVSIEQVEPTVSNLETTDEVAYGETATVSGDLRVDEIPVDGVSLAVTLGDERLGSVETTNGSFETDVQAPASVAAGEREVGVRLNYDDRALAPVAATNDVTVRETEADMDVSANRLSDEGRTVAVDGTLETVDGTGIAGQPVSLSADGTTLETVTSDADGSVSATVEIPEETAVGDVRIVATHDGSGSNLASATAASTVSFSTANRSWMGLPAWALLGLGVGLIAALGLAAFAWRSRARSSQSGDRRDPEVTADRSSNPDSSAERSRTATAESLLARGHDSLARGRPDRAVEMGYAAVRHALSGRVDTGDATDALTHWEFYRRSADRWIGESDADRESGDSERALLRRVTEHYERATFDVADISPEEAEHVLETGRRLCDLTATDDRDAPTESAD; via the coding sequence GTGACCGACCTGCGTGCGAGTAGCGCCGTCTTCGTCGTCACCGTACTCGTCCTCGCGAGCGGACCCGTCGGCGGCGTGGCAACCACGACCGCCGCCGGGTTCGAGTCCGATTCGGTCGGCCGGATGGCACAGTCGCCGCTGGCCGTTCAGGCCGACGAGAACGCTGACAGTAACGTGACCACCCGACACGCGAATCCGAGCGAGTACGACGAGACCGGCGACCTCGCGGCGCTGGAACATCGGCTGGAGACTCGCATGACCGACGTGCTCGACGAGGGCGCGGTCCGACTCAGAGAGGGTGAGTACGATCGCGCCGCCGACTCCTTCGACGGTTCATACGCCGAGTTGCTCGACCAGTACGACGAAATCGCGGCGGAGACCCCGAACGAGAGTCGCAGCGAACTGTTCGAACTCGCGGGCGAGAACCAGCGAGCCGTAATCGACACGGTCCGGGAGTATCACGAAGTCAAAGCGGCGTACGAGGAGGCGCGGGCCGCCGGCGACGGAGAACGGGCCCGATCGCTCGCTCGCGAACTCGAGACTCTCGCCGCGACTGCCAACGAGTCGAGCGGCGAGTTGCGCGAGAACTACGACGAACTCGAGGCCGAGACCGACCGGAACCTCTCGGAGGCCGACGCCTCGATCGAGGAGGTAAACGAGGAGATTCAGGCCGAACAGGCGACGATCCGCGAGACGGAGTTCGTACCGACATCGCTCACGGTCGATGCCGAACGCGAGGAGATCTCGTTCCGCGAACCGTTGACCGGCGTCGGACGGATACGGACGGCCGACGGGCGGCCGATCGGTGACGAAACGATCCGACTCGAGGTCGGGAACGAGTCGCTCAGGACGACGACGGACGCTGACGGGTCGTTCACGTTCGAGTACCGCCCGACCGACGATCGGCTGTCGACGGAACAACTCACCGTCGAGTACGTTCCGACCAATGACTCGGTCTTCCTCGGGAGCGAGACGACCGTCGACGTCTCGATCGAGCAGGTCGAACCGACTGTCTCGAACCTCGAGACGACGGACGAGGTCGCCTACGGCGAGACCGCGACAGTCAGCGGTGACCTCCGCGTCGACGAGATCCCCGTCGACGGCGTTTCGCTCGCGGTGACCCTCGGCGACGAACGACTCGGGTCCGTCGAGACGACGAACGGATCGTTCGAGACGGACGTTCAGGCCCCCGCCTCGGTCGCCGCCGGTGAGCGGGAGGTGGGCGTCCGATTGAACTACGACGACCGCGCGCTCGCTCCGGTGGCGGCGACGAACGACGTGACGGTCCGCGAAACCGAGGCCGACATGGACGTTTCGGCCAATCGCCTGTCCGACGAGGGGCGAACGGTCGCGGTCGACGGCACCCTCGAGACGGTCGACGGGACGGGGATCGCCGGGCAGCCGGTCTCGCTCAGCGCGGACGGAACCACGCTCGAGACCGTGACGTCGGACGCCGACGGCTCCGTCTCCGCGACGGTGGAGATCCCCGAGGAGACCGCGGTCGGTGACGTTCGGATCGTTGCGACCCACGACGGCTCCGGGTCGAACCTCGCGTCCGCTACCGCGGCGTCGACCGTGTCGTTCTCGACTGCGAACCGATCGTGGATGGGGCTCCCCGCGTGGGCGTTGCTCGGACTGGGAGTCGGACTGATCGCCGCGCTCGGACTCGCCGCGTTCGCGTGGCGGTCACGCGCCCGCTCTTCGCAGTCGGGTGATCGACGCGATCCCGAGGTGACGGCGGACAGGTCCAGCAATCCGGACTCGAGCGCCGAGCGATCGCGGACCGCGACCGCCGAATCGCTGCTCGCTCGCGGCCACGACTCGCTCGCACGCGGTCGTCCCGACCGGGCCGTCGAAATGGGGTACGCGGCCGTTCGGCACGCCCTGTCCGGTCGCGTCGATACCGGCGATGCCACCGACGCGCTGACCCACTGGGAGTTCTACCGCCGCTCGGCCGATCGTTGGATCGGCGAGTCCGACGCCGACCGCGAGTCCGGCGACTCGGAGCGCGCACTGCTCCGCCGCGTGACCGAACACTACGAACGAGCGACGTTCGACGTCGCGGACATCTCGCCCGAGGAAGCCGAACACGTCCTCGAGACCGGGCGGCGGTTGTGCGATCTCACCGCGACCGACGACCGCGACGCCCCGACCGAGTCGGCCGATTGA
- a CDS encoding SHOCT domain-containing protein — MGVVDALSVLSGDVYYGEEFILLAMLGEAAEWVMVGLVLGLVAVVLLGATIVSVLRSASLPRSDRLVSLVERLEREYPILQQFDVSEKVEPTVEDREQRIKDRYAAGEIDEAEFEREMEQVLDDDFATETPRSGNETTVEIEDRDG; from the coding sequence ATGGGAGTGGTAGATGCACTGTCGGTGCTCTCCGGTGACGTGTACTATGGCGAGGAGTTCATCCTGCTGGCGATGCTCGGGGAAGCCGCCGAATGGGTCATGGTTGGGCTCGTCCTCGGGCTGGTCGCAGTGGTATTGCTCGGCGCGACTATCGTCTCCGTGCTCCGGAGCGCGTCACTCCCCCGCAGTGACCGACTCGTCTCGCTCGTTGAACGACTCGAGCGCGAGTATCCGATCCTGCAGCAGTTCGACGTCTCGGAGAAAGTCGAGCCGACAGTCGAAGACCGCGAACAACGGATCAAAGACCGATACGCGGCGGGCGAGATCGACGAGGCAGAGTTCGAACGCGAGATGGAGCAGGTACTCGACGACGATTTCGCGACCGAGACGCCGCGGTCCGGAAACGAGACCACTGTCGAAATAGAGGACCGAGACGGGTGA